The genomic interval AAAGTGCTTTTGAGGGAGCGGGGAATGTAGATCTTTGGATAATAAAAGCCCTTATAAGATATGGTATGGTTTTTGTTGTAAAAGAAGGAGATAAAATAGTATGTATAGTTGAATATATGCAAATTTTTAATAAGAAATCTCTTTTTCTCTATGGCATATCTACTTTAAAAGAATACAGACATAAGGGTTATGCAAACTTTATCTTAAATGAAACTGAAAAAATCTTAAAAGATTTAGGCTATACTGAAATAGAGTTGACTGTCGCACCAGAAAATCAAATAGCAATAGATTTGTATAAAAAGCATGGTTATAAACAAGAAAGTTTTTTAAAAGATGAGTATGGTACAGGCATTGATAGATTTATGATGAAAAAAATTTTATAAGATTATAAGAAAAATATATAATTTTTAGAAAAATCTTCAATAATAAAAATTTTTTATTGCAATAAAAATATGTTACAATGAAATATAAATAATTTTTTGATGGGAGTGAGAAAATGGAAGCAAAAAAAGAATTTTTAAGAATGATAAATGAATGTGATGAAATAGCTTTAGCTACTAGTATACACGATATGCCAAATGTTAGAATAGTAAATTACTACTATGATCAAGACAATAATATTATGTATTTTGCTACATATAAAGGTAGAGAAAAAATAAGTGAATTCTGGAAAAATAACAACGTAGCTTTTACAACTATTCCTATGAAAAAAGGAGTTAGAGAACAAGTGAGAGCAAGAGGACATGTTA from Fusobacterium pseudoperiodonticum carries:
- a CDS encoding pyridoxamine 5'-phosphate oxidase family protein, whose protein sequence is MEAKKEFLRMINECDEIALATSIHDMPNVRIVNYYYDQDNNIMYFATYKGREKISEFWKNNNVAFTTIPMKKGVREQVRARGHVRESEKTIIDLREEFSNKMSDFAEIIDKYSEELKVYEIRFTEATVTLDSRTYEKIKIDN
- a CDS encoding GNAT family N-acetyltransferase gives rise to the protein MELIHIENPNFEIMQKIIELEESAFEGAGNVDLWIIKALIRYGMVFVVKEGDKIVCIVEYMQIFNKKSLFLYGISTLKEYRHKGYANFILNETEKILKDLGYTEIELTVAPENQIAIDLYKKHGYKQESFLKDEYGTGIDRFMMKKIL